One window from the genome of Streptomyces cadmiisoli encodes:
- a CDS encoding iron chaperone, with protein sequence MVQSKAENVDAYLAEVQEDRRAALSRLRDLCRAELSGFREVMAYGMPAYEREGGAAEIAFASQKQYVSFYLMRGDVRDAFEERLAGQDMGKGCLRFRKAERIDFDLVRDLLRATAAEPGTVC encoded by the coding sequence ATGGTGCAGAGCAAGGCCGAGAACGTGGACGCATACCTCGCCGAGGTGCAGGAGGACCGCAGGGCGGCGCTGAGCCGGCTGCGGGACCTGTGCCGTGCGGAGCTGTCCGGGTTCCGCGAGGTGATGGCGTACGGCATGCCCGCGTACGAGCGGGAGGGCGGCGCGGCGGAGATCGCGTTCGCGTCGCAGAAGCAGTACGTCTCCTTCTATCTGATGCGCGGCGACGTCCGCGACGCCTTCGAGGAGCGGCTCGCCGGACAGGACATGGGCAAGGGGTGCCTGCGTTTCCGGAAGGCCGAGCGGATCGACTTCGATCTGGTGCGCGATCTGCTGCGGGCGACGGCCGCCGAGCCCGGCACGGTCTGCTGA
- a CDS encoding DedA family protein: MLESLGSLTGSPWIYAMVAASVLLDVFVPVLPSGVLVIMAATAAAAGSGAATGQVPDSVPDILALTLCATTASVLGDLVAYRLAWRGGPRLDRALARSPRLITAQERLGAALARGGGALVVLARFAPAGRSVVSLTAGAAHRRARDFVPWSALAGLAWATYSVALGYFGAHWLGATWLATGVSVLALIGAGAAATYLMRREQEAEPA, translated from the coding sequence GTGCTGGAGAGTCTGGGGTCACTGACAGGCAGTCCATGGATCTACGCCATGGTCGCCGCGTCGGTCCTCCTCGACGTGTTCGTTCCGGTGCTGCCGAGCGGTGTGCTGGTCATCATGGCCGCCACGGCCGCGGCCGCCGGCTCCGGCGCGGCGACCGGCCAGGTCCCGGACAGCGTCCCCGACATCCTGGCCCTCACGCTGTGCGCGACCACCGCCTCCGTGCTCGGCGACCTGGTGGCGTACCGCCTGGCCTGGCGCGGCGGCCCCCGTCTGGACCGTGCCCTCGCCCGGTCACCCCGCCTGATCACCGCGCAGGAACGTCTTGGCGCGGCCCTGGCCCGGGGCGGCGGCGCCCTTGTCGTCCTCGCCCGGTTCGCCCCCGCCGGACGCTCGGTCGTCTCCCTCACCGCGGGCGCCGCGCACCGCCGCGCCCGCGACTTCGTCCCCTGGTCCGCCCTGGCGGGCCTCGCCTGGGCCACGTACAGCGTCGCCCTCGGCTACTTCGGCGCCCACTGGCTGGGCGCGACCTGGCTCGCCACGGGGGTTTCCGTCCTGGCACTGATCGGGGCCGGCGCGGCGGCGACGTACCTGATGCGGCGCGAACAGGAAGCGGAGCCGGCCTAG
- a CDS encoding FmdB family zinc ribbon protein: MPRYEYRCRTCGDTFELSRPMAESSAPATCPTGHDDTVKLLSTVAVGGSAAAPAAAPRAGGGGGGCCGGGCCG; the protein is encoded by the coding sequence ATGCCTCGCTACGAGTACCGCTGCCGGACCTGCGGCGACACGTTCGAACTGAGCCGCCCGATGGCCGAGTCGTCCGCCCCGGCGACCTGCCCCACGGGCCACGACGACACCGTGAAGCTGCTGTCGACGGTGGCGGTGGGCGGTTCCGCCGCCGCCCCGGCGGCGGCGCCGCGAGCCGGCGGGGGCGGAGGCGGCTGCTGCGGCGGGGGCTGCTGCGGCTGA
- a CDS encoding DUF4097 family beta strand repeat-containing protein has translation MARTVSVPVRAAAVAGAVVVVVAGVTGCGASAGDDKDPERRSFALEGSTLTVDSDDSALEIVAADTNREGRIEVTRWFQGSVVAGGDPEVTWSMADDRLVLRLKCSGFIADCSARHRVEVPRGVDVRVENGDGGVRARGFEDALDIRTGDGSVRVEGTTAPLKVRTGDGSVDVDDATGPVELRTADGSVRADVRSREVRTRTGDGSVRLELGVVPDLVDSSSGDGSVTVALPRATYRVTTQTGDGAVDVSVPRDDSSTHVVSARTGDGKVTIRTAN, from the coding sequence ATGGCCCGAACCGTATCCGTTCCCGTTCGTGCGGCCGCCGTCGCCGGTGCCGTGGTGGTCGTCGTCGCGGGGGTGACCGGCTGCGGTGCGTCCGCCGGGGACGACAAGGATCCCGAGCGGAGGTCGTTCGCCCTGGAGGGGTCGACCCTGACCGTCGACTCCGACGACTCCGCACTGGAGATCGTCGCCGCGGACACGAACCGGGAGGGCCGCATCGAGGTCACCCGGTGGTTCCAGGGCTCGGTCGTCGCGGGCGGCGATCCCGAGGTGACCTGGTCCATGGCGGACGACCGTCTCGTCCTGCGGCTGAAATGCTCCGGTTTCATCGCCGACTGCTCCGCCCGGCACCGGGTCGAGGTGCCGCGCGGCGTCGACGTCAGGGTGGAGAACGGGGACGGCGGTGTGCGGGCCCGCGGCTTCGAGGACGCGCTGGACATCCGTACCGGCGACGGCTCGGTCCGGGTCGAGGGCACCACCGCGCCGCTGAAGGTCCGCACCGGCGACGGTTCCGTCGACGTGGACGACGCGACCGGGCCGGTGGAGCTGCGCACGGCCGACGGTTCGGTGCGCGCCGACGTCCGCTCCCGCGAGGTCCGCACCCGCACCGGCGACGGATCGGTCCGCCTCGAACTGGGCGTCGTACCCGACCTGGTGGACTCCAGCAGCGGCGACGGATCCGTCACCGTGGCGCTGCCCCGCGCCACGTACCGGGTGACGACGCAGACCGGCGACGGGGCGGTCGACGTGTCCGTGCCCCGGGACGACTCCAGCACGCATGTGGTGTCCGCCCGCACCGGCGACGGCAAAGTCACCATCCGAACAGCGAACTAA
- a CDS encoding DUF2277 domain-containing protein, translating to MCRSIKTLRPPVLPEEATEADIRAAALQYVRKVSGFRAPAAHNQEVFDRAVDVIAEATAELLAGLEVRGRAARQAG from the coding sequence ATGTGCCGCAGTATCAAGACGCTTCGTCCGCCGGTATTGCCCGAGGAGGCCACCGAGGCCGATATCCGGGCCGCCGCCTTGCAGTACGTGCGGAAGGTCTCCGGGTTCCGGGCACCCGCCGCGCACAACCAGGAGGTCTTCGACCGCGCCGTCGACGTGATCGCCGAGGCGACGGCCGAGCTGCTCGCGGGACTGGAGGTGCGGGGACGGGCCGCCCGGCAGGCGGGATAG
- a CDS encoding DedA family protein: MTAIAAQTAMTTPTPALAADGAAAGAPQWISDLMETLGAPGAGLAVALENLFPPLPSEVILPLAGFAASTGQMNLYAALLWTTAGSVIGALALYGVGALLGRDRTLATAARLPLVKVADIERTEAWFVRHGTKAVFFGRMVPIFRSLISVPAGVERMRLPVFLGLTALGSAIWNTVFVLAGYALGEKWTEVTALVSTYSKVVLAAAGLAVLAFVVVRLLRPGGGARRRGRGDGDTTETGSAPAPAGATRRTPAPAPADPPRRAPGAPAPAPTAARATPGGTPAGSAPRPAHPARGER, translated from the coding sequence ATGACAGCCATCGCAGCGCAGACGGCCATGACGACACCGACGCCGGCGCTCGCCGCGGACGGCGCCGCTGCCGGCGCTCCCCAGTGGATCAGCGATCTCATGGAGACGCTGGGCGCGCCGGGCGCCGGCCTCGCGGTCGCGCTGGAAAACCTCTTCCCTCCCCTGCCCAGCGAGGTGATCCTGCCGCTGGCGGGGTTCGCCGCCAGCACGGGACAGATGAATCTGTACGCCGCGCTGCTGTGGACGACGGCCGGCTCGGTGATCGGCGCGCTCGCGCTCTACGGCGTCGGGGCGCTGCTCGGCCGCGACCGCACCCTCGCGACAGCCGCCCGGCTGCCGCTGGTGAAGGTGGCGGACATCGAGCGGACGGAGGCCTGGTTCGTCCGGCACGGCACCAAGGCCGTGTTCTTCGGGCGCATGGTCCCGATCTTCCGCAGCCTGATCTCCGTGCCCGCGGGCGTCGAGCGGATGCGCCTGCCCGTGTTCCTCGGGCTCACCGCGCTGGGCAGCGCGATCTGGAACACCGTGTTCGTGCTCGCCGGGTACGCGCTGGGCGAGAAGTGGACCGAGGTCACGGCTCTCGTCTCGACCTATTCGAAGGTGGTGCTCGCCGCCGCCGGGCTCGCGGTCCTCGCCTTCGTCGTCGTACGGCTGCTGCGTCCCGGCGGCGGAGCCAGGCGCCGCGGGCGCGGGGACGGCGACACGACGGAGACCGGTTCCGCCCCGGCACCGGCCGGCGCCACCCGCCGTACGCCCGCCCCGGCACCCGCCGACCCACCGCGCCGCGCGCCCGGCGCGCCCGCTCCGGCCCCTACGGCAGCTCGCGCGACGCCCGGAGGAACTCCCGCAGGATCCGCTCCCCGGCCAGCACACCCCGCTCGGGGAGAGCGGTGA
- a CDS encoding ketopantoate reductase family protein — MAHDELTVAVLGPGGVGGLLAGLLARAGHRVICLAGETTAETLRTTGVHVRSTLFGDFTADVEAAEELREPVDVCLIAVKHTALDAALSRVPAHTLGDALLVPFLNGIEHPSLLRSRYRPDQVAPAVIRVESTRVAPGEIEHASPFAEIDLTGDPVPRERLDALAAAISAAGPTTRVLDDEAAALWAKMSFLAPFALLTTRYALPLGDVRSRHRDELAALVGETAAVSRACGGPADPAQALARYDAFPPHTKSSMQRDAEAGRPLELDAIGGALLRAAERHGVPTPVAAKLVRELSYVTSPT; from the coding sequence ATGGCGCACGACGAACTCACCGTGGCGGTACTGGGCCCCGGAGGGGTGGGAGGCCTGCTCGCCGGCCTCCTCGCCCGGGCCGGCCACCGGGTGATCTGCCTGGCCGGCGAGACCACCGCCGAGACCCTGCGCACCACCGGTGTCCACGTCCGCAGCACTCTGTTCGGCGACTTCACCGCCGACGTCGAAGCGGCCGAAGAGCTGCGCGAACCCGTCGACGTCTGTCTGATCGCCGTCAAGCACACGGCCCTCGATGCCGCGCTCTCCCGCGTCCCCGCCCACACGCTGGGCGACGCCCTGCTCGTCCCCTTCCTGAACGGCATCGAACACCCCTCCCTCCTGCGCTCCCGCTACCGCCCCGACCAGGTGGCCCCGGCCGTCATCCGGGTCGAGTCGACCCGGGTCGCCCCCGGCGAGATCGAACACGCCAGTCCCTTCGCCGAGATCGACCTCACCGGCGACCCCGTGCCGCGTGAGCGTCTCGACGCGCTGGCGGCGGCCATCTCGGCCGCCGGGCCCACCACCCGCGTCCTGGACGACGAGGCGGCGGCCCTGTGGGCGAAGATGTCCTTCCTCGCCCCCTTCGCACTGCTCACCACGCGCTACGCCCTCCCCCTGGGCGACGTGCGCTCCCGGCACCGCGACGAGCTGGCGGCCCTCGTGGGGGAGACGGCCGCGGTGAGCCGAGCCTGTGGCGGTCCGGCCGACCCCGCCCAGGCGCTCGCCCGCTACGACGCCTTCCCGCCCCACACCAAGTCCTCCATGCAGCGTGACGCGGAGGCGGGCCGTCCTCTGGAACTGGACGCCATCGGCGGCGCGTTGCTGCGCGCCGCCGAGCGGCACGGCGTACCCACCCCGGTGGCGGCGAAGCTGGTGCGCGAGCTGAGCTACGTCACGTCTCCGACGTGA
- a CDS encoding glutamate decarboxylase — translation MTERDDLALFGNRFLTVPAPCENFPEEGMPATDAMRLLAVDLAMEGDPQRNLATFVTTWMEPEAQRIIAENLHRNFIDHAEYPISAEIEQRCVRMLADLFHAPGRTTGCRTQGSSEAIMLGALSLKWKWRKRRQAAGLSVDRPNLVFGGDVHVVWEKFCRYFDVEPRIVPLAENKYTIGPEDVEPHLDGNTIGVVAVLGTTFTGHKDDIVGIDKLLRDVRKERDLDIPIHVDGASGAFVWPFLYPDSKWDFRLEQVRSINVSGHKYGLVYPGIGWLVFREESDLPEELVFHENYLGKTDATFTLNFSTGASMVLAQYYNFVRLGRQGYTYVMKMLQQNAHALADNLRSTGRFEVIGSDLEQLPLVAFRLAGKHDYDESDVAWQLSAERGWMVPAYTLPPDAERVKIMRALVKETLSREQIDRLSQDIVDACRTLDDKGTTHAVERAQVKRGTGY, via the coding sequence ATGACTGAGCGTGACGATTTGGCGCTGTTCGGTAACCGATTCCTGACCGTGCCCGCTCCCTGCGAGAACTTCCCTGAGGAAGGCATGCCCGCGACGGACGCGATGAGGCTGCTGGCGGTGGATCTCGCCATGGAGGGGGACCCGCAGCGCAACCTCGCCACGTTTGTCACCACTTGGATGGAGCCGGAGGCGCAACGGATCATCGCCGAGAATCTCCACCGCAATTTCATCGACCATGCGGAGTACCCGATTTCCGCCGAGATCGAGCAGCGTTGCGTGCGCATGCTCGCCGACCTCTTCCACGCGCCGGGCAGGACGACCGGATGCCGGACCCAGGGCTCGTCCGAGGCGATCATGCTCGGGGCGCTGTCGCTGAAGTGGAAGTGGCGGAAGCGCCGCCAAGCGGCCGGTCTGTCGGTCGACCGACCCAACTTGGTCTTCGGCGGGGACGTCCACGTCGTGTGGGAGAAGTTCTGCCGCTACTTCGACGTCGAGCCGCGGATCGTGCCGCTCGCCGAGAACAAGTACACGATCGGTCCGGAGGACGTGGAGCCCCACCTCGACGGGAACACGATCGGCGTCGTCGCCGTCCTCGGCACCACGTTCACCGGCCACAAGGACGACATCGTCGGGATCGACAAGCTGCTGCGGGACGTGCGCAAAGAGCGGGACCTCGACATCCCGATCCACGTCGACGGAGCCAGCGGCGCGTTCGTGTGGCCGTTCCTCTACCCGGACTCGAAATGGGACTTCCGGCTCGAACAGGTCCGTTCGATCAACGTCTCGGGACACAAGTACGGCCTGGTCTACCCCGGTATCGGCTGGCTGGTCTTCCGCGAAGAGTCCGATCTGCCCGAGGAGCTCGTGTTCCACGAGAACTACTTGGGCAAGACCGACGCGACGTTCACGCTGAACTTCTCCACCGGCGCGTCGATGGTGCTCGCGCAGTACTACAACTTCGTCCGGCTCGGTCGTCAGGGATACACCTACGTCATGAAGATGCTGCAGCAGAACGCCCATGCCTTGGCGGACAACCTGCGCAGCACCGGCCGCTTCGAAGTGATCGGGAGCGACCTCGAGCAACTGCCGCTGGTCGCTTTCCGTCTCGCCGGCAAGCACGATTACGACGAGTCCGACGTCGCCTGGCAACTCTCCGCCGAGCGCGGCTGGATGGTGCCGGCGTACACGCTCCCGCCCGACGCGGAGCGGGTGAAGATCATGCGTGCCCTGGTCAAGGAGACCCTGAGCCGCGAGCAGATCGATCGCCTGAGCCAGGACATCGTCGACGCGTGTCGCACTTTGGACGACAAGGGTACGACCCATGCGGTCGAGCGGGCCCAGGTCAAGCGCGGCACCGGCTACTGA
- a CDS encoding phosphoribosyltransferase — protein MDKAVNNGVDRADGTWSGTWVAERLGVELTGDDTLTDLLGLALRRNPKRAHLLVSNVLGKHVPQSPSVVYGSGFALGRRVRELLGADAAHVAVVLGYAETATGLGHAVADGLGSAPYLHSTRRPVRGVVRAGGFEESHSHATSHLLLPEEPDLLAGDGPLVLVDDEFSTGNTVLNTLRDLHERHPRDRYVVVALIDMRSPADQGRLAELADELGARVDLVATARGTVLLPDDVLEKGQALVAEHHPAAPAAAERISPQPDGAGVASAPAGGDPAAPPETSGPSAGSAPVRAGAVARVDLRWPAGVPDGGRHGFTTTHRRRLEAALPAMGARLAEALPSGARRVLVLGFEELMYAPLRLARELEQLVPAAETRFSTTTRSPVLAVDDPGYAIRTRLVFPAHDDPADGPGERYAYNVAGAGFDAVVAVVDSAADTAPLHAPDGLLAQLAAHIPHVLLAVVPSYVPEAAYASERPSVLPEPLRGPAFSSYAPEEVGWLLQDLSDVTLEAPTEEREEAIQSGGAHYAESLPVEYQPSEQYQNLFHAALETSATRIAHAVGVVTETVLAERSPRPVLVSLARAGTPVGVLMRRWAQHRHGLDLAHYAVSIVRGRGIDANALRWLADRHDPRDVVFVDGWTGKGAITRELAAALREFEEAEGVTGFDPEIAVLADPGSCVRTYGTREDYLIPSACLNSTVSGLISRTVLRADLVGPNDYHGAKFYRELAGADVSTAFLDAVSARFDDVLDSAQAAVKELLAADRTPTWEGWAAVERISEEYGIHDVNLVKPGVGETTRVLLRRVPWKILARAGAGADLDHVRLLAEQRGVPVEEVTELPYTCVGLIHPKYTRGATGADGKAVAV, from the coding sequence ATGGACAAGGCAGTGAACAACGGGGTCGACCGGGCCGACGGGACATGGTCCGGTACCTGGGTCGCCGAGCGGCTCGGGGTCGAGCTCACCGGCGACGACACGCTGACCGACCTGCTCGGACTCGCCCTGCGGCGCAACCCCAAGCGGGCGCATCTGCTCGTGTCGAACGTCCTCGGCAAGCACGTACCGCAGTCCCCGTCGGTCGTGTACGGCTCCGGCTTCGCCCTCGGGCGCAGGGTGCGGGAACTGCTCGGCGCCGACGCCGCGCACGTCGCGGTCGTCCTCGGCTACGCCGAGACCGCCACCGGGCTCGGCCACGCCGTCGCCGACGGCCTCGGCTCCGCGCCCTACCTGCACTCCACCCGGCGCCCCGTGCGCGGCGTCGTCCGGGCCGGCGGCTTCGAGGAGTCCCATTCGCACGCCACCTCGCATCTGCTGCTGCCCGAGGAGCCGGACCTGCTCGCCGGTGACGGGCCGCTGGTCCTGGTCGACGACGAGTTCTCCACCGGCAACACCGTCCTGAACACCCTGCGGGACCTGCACGAGCGCCACCCGCGCGACCGCTACGTCGTCGTCGCGCTGATCGACATGCGCTCGCCCGCCGACCAGGGCCGCCTCGCGGAGCTGGCCGACGAGCTGGGCGCCCGCGTGGACCTCGTCGCGACGGCCCGGGGGACCGTGCTGCTGCCCGACGACGTCCTGGAGAAGGGCCAGGCCCTGGTCGCCGAGCACCACCCGGCCGCACCCGCCGCCGCGGAGCGCATATCCCCGCAGCCCGACGGCGCCGGCGTCGCGTCCGCACCCGCCGGGGGCGACCCCGCCGCGCCACCGGAGACCTCCGGCCCCTCGGCCGGGTCCGCACCCGTCCGGGCCGGAGCCGTCGCCCGCGTCGACCTGCGGTGGCCCGCCGGTGTGCCCGACGGCGGCCGGCACGGCTTCACCACCACCCACCGCAGACGCCTGGAAGCGGCCCTCCCGGCCATGGGCGCCCGTCTCGCCGAAGCCCTTCCGTCCGGCGCCCGGCGCGTCCTGGTGCTCGGTTTCGAGGAGCTGATGTACGCGCCGCTCCGCCTCGCCCGAGAGCTGGAACAACTCGTACCGGCGGCCGAAACACGCTTCTCGACCACCACCCGCTCACCCGTCCTCGCGGTCGACGACCCCGGCTACGCCATCCGCACCCGCCTGGTCTTCCCGGCCCACGACGACCCGGCCGACGGCCCCGGCGAGCGGTACGCCTACAACGTCGCGGGCGCCGGCTTCGACGCCGTGGTCGCCGTCGTCGACTCGGCCGCCGACACCGCCCCGCTGCACGCGCCCGACGGGCTCCTCGCCCAGCTCGCCGCCCACATCCCGCACGTCCTGCTCGCCGTCGTACCGTCGTACGTCCCCGAAGCGGCGTACGCCTCCGAAAGGCCCTCCGTGCTGCCCGAGCCCCTCCGCGGCCCCGCCTTCTCCTCGTACGCGCCCGAAGAGGTCGGCTGGCTGCTCCAGGACCTGTCGGACGTGACCCTGGAGGCGCCGACGGAGGAGCGCGAGGAAGCCATCCAGAGCGGCGGCGCGCACTACGCGGAGTCCCTGCCGGTGGAGTACCAGCCCAGCGAGCAGTACCAGAACCTCTTCCACGCGGCACTGGAGACCTCCGCGACGCGCATCGCCCACGCCGTCGGCGTGGTCACCGAGACCGTCCTGGCCGAACGCTCCCCCCGCCCCGTCCTCGTCTCACTGGCCCGCGCGGGCACCCCGGTCGGAGTCCTGATGCGCCGCTGGGCCCAGCACCGGCACGGCCTCGACCTGGCCCACTACGCCGTGTCCATCGTGCGCGGCCGCGGCATCGACGCCAACGCGCTGCGCTGGCTGGCCGACCGGCACGACCCGCGCGACGTCGTCTTCGTCGACGGCTGGACGGGCAAGGGCGCCATCACCCGCGAACTGGCCGCCGCGCTGCGCGAGTTCGAGGAGGCGGAAGGCGTCACCGGCTTCGACCCGGAGATCGCCGTGCTCGCCGACCCCGGTTCCTGCGTCCGCACCTACGGCACCCGCGAGGACTACCTGATCCCCTCGGCCTGCCTCAACTCCACCGTGTCGGGCCTCATATCGCGCACCGTCCTGCGCGCCGACCTGGTCGGCCCGAACGACTACCACGGCGCCAAGTTCTACCGCGAACTCGCCGGCGCGGACGTCTCCACCGCCTTCCTCGACGCCGTCTCCGCCCGCTTCGACGACGTCCTCGACTCCGCGCAGGCCGCCGTCAAGGAACTGCTGGCCGCCGACCGCACCCCCACCTGGGAGGGCTGGGCCGCCGTCGAGCGGATCAGCGAGGAGTACGGCATCCACGACGTCAACCTCGTCAAACCCGGCGTCGGCGAGACCACCCGCGTCCTGCTGCGCCGCGTGCCGTGGAAGATCCTGGCCCGCGCCGGAGCGGGCGCCGACCTCGACCACGTCCGGCTGCTCGCCGAGCAGCGCGGCGTACCCGTCGAGGAGGTCACCGAACTGCCCTACACCTGCGTGGGGTTGATCCATCCCAAGTACACACGTGGCGCCACGGGCGCCGACGGAAAGGCGGTGGCGGTCTGA
- a CDS encoding DUF4383 domain-containing protein, giving the protein MATHAVHESTRQRIQLDKHLPVDHHLNQVYRFGAGLMGLVLVAFGILGLINKIGFFDTRGDQVAGLNTNGTLSVLSICIGLLLFVGMVIGGNFASTLNMVVGIAFILSGFVNLGLLDTEYNFLAFRIQNVLFSFIFGVVLMFFGMYGRVGSALPHDNPYWRARHPDLVEQEPRQPVGPAAGQKALARDESPRPPESGR; this is encoded by the coding sequence ATGGCCACACACGCAGTGCACGAGAGCACGCGGCAGCGCATCCAACTCGACAAGCACCTTCCGGTCGACCACCACCTGAACCAGGTCTACCGCTTCGGCGCGGGTCTGATGGGACTCGTACTCGTCGCGTTCGGCATTCTCGGCCTGATCAACAAGATCGGCTTCTTCGACACCCGCGGGGACCAGGTCGCCGGCCTGAACACCAACGGCACCCTCAGCGTCCTGTCGATCTGCATCGGGCTGCTGCTTTTCGTGGGCATGGTGATCGGCGGCAACTTCGCCTCGACCCTCAACATGGTGGTCGGGATCGCCTTCATCCTCAGTGGCTTCGTGAACCTGGGACTCCTGGACACGGAGTACAACTTCCTCGCCTTCCGCATCCAGAACGTGCTGTTCAGCTTCATCTTCGGGGTGGTGCTGATGTTCTTCGGGATGTACGGGAGGGTGGGCTCGGCGCTACCGCACGACAACCCGTACTGGCGGGCCCGCCACCCCGACCTGGTCGAACAGGAGCCGCGGCAGCCGGTCGGGCCTGCGGCCGGGCAGAAGGCCCTGGCACGCGACGAATCACCACGGCCACCGGAGAGCGGCCGTTAA
- a CDS encoding SHOCT domain-containing protein, translating into MSSNALMTFKSHIGGKNADVAIHHDRVEWARARGMSAKKLTAGLLTGGASLLATGVRSSDAGTEMIPVRSISSVVTKRDGLMFTKVVVVASGNTIEFRVPHDAAPGIKSLLTDLVLGKVPAPDQAAPPAASPAPAAAPAPQTSTPVEQLRQLAELRDAGILSEEEFAAKKAEILARM; encoded by the coding sequence ATGTCCAGCAACGCGCTGATGACCTTCAAGAGCCACATCGGGGGCAAGAACGCCGACGTGGCCATCCATCACGACCGGGTGGAGTGGGCCCGGGCCCGCGGGATGAGCGCCAAGAAGCTCACCGCGGGCCTGCTCACCGGCGGCGCGTCGCTCCTGGCCACGGGGGTGCGCAGCTCCGACGCGGGCACCGAGATGATCCCGGTCAGGAGCATCTCCAGCGTGGTGACCAAGCGGGACGGCCTGATGTTCACCAAGGTCGTGGTGGTGGCCTCGGGCAACACGATCGAGTTCCGGGTGCCGCACGACGCGGCTCCCGGCATCAAGTCACTGCTCACCGACCTGGTGCTCGGCAAGGTCCCCGCCCCCGACCAGGCCGCCCCTCCCGCTGCTTCCCCCGCTCCGGCCGCGGCCCCCGCGCCGCAGACGAGCACACCGGTCGAGCAGTTGCGGCAGCTGGCGGAACTGCGGGACGCGGGCATCCTCTCGGAGGAGGAGTTCGCGGCCAAGAAGGCGGAGATCCTCGCCCGCATGTGA
- a CDS encoding GNAT family N-acetyltransferase: protein MDNVAGEQVRLVPWAEGDLWLLRRVNSPEMTEHLGGPESEERLVARHRRYVELSAGGMYRVVLADGGETVGSIGFWEREWRGGPVWETGWGVLPEFQGRGLAVQAARAVVTAARAEGAHRYLHAFPRVDHPASNAVCRRAGFTLIGTEDFEYPKGHWKPSNDWRYDLGVGLRAARPITSET from the coding sequence ATGGACAACGTGGCGGGTGAACAGGTGCGGCTGGTGCCCTGGGCGGAGGGTGATCTCTGGCTGCTGCGCAGGGTCAACAGCCCTGAGATGACGGAGCACTTGGGCGGCCCCGAGAGCGAGGAGCGCCTGGTCGCGCGGCACCGCCGGTACGTCGAGTTGTCGGCGGGCGGGATGTACCGGGTGGTGCTGGCGGACGGCGGCGAGACCGTGGGGTCGATCGGGTTCTGGGAGCGCGAGTGGCGGGGCGGACCGGTCTGGGAGACCGGCTGGGGAGTGCTGCCCGAGTTCCAGGGACGGGGGCTGGCCGTGCAGGCGGCCCGCGCGGTGGTGACCGCCGCACGGGCCGAGGGAGCGCACCGGTATCTCCACGCCTTCCCCAGAGTGGATCACCCCGCGTCGAACGCGGTGTGCCGGAGAGCCGGGTTCACCCTGATCGGCACGGAGGACTTCGAGTACCCGAAGGGGCACTGGAAGCCGTCCAACGACTGGCGGTACGACCTGGGCGTGGGGCTGAGAGCGGCCCGGCCGATCACGTCGGAGACGTGA